The Streptococcus suis DNA window TTAGTGGTAAAACTACAGCCTTCCAAGCTGTTGTCGCGAGTTCGATTCTCGTCACCCGCTTTGAACATTTCGTTCTTTTTACCAAACTTTCATAATGGTTTGGGCGCGTAGCTCAGATGGTTAGAGCGCACGCCTGATAAGCGTGAGGTCGGTGGTTCGATTCCACTCGTGCCCATTTTATATGGTCCGTTGGTCAAGGGGTTAAGACACCGCCTTTTCACGGCGGTAACACGGGTTCGAATCCCGTACGGACTATATTTTTGAGGAGCTAATGCTCTTTTTTTTTTTTTTTAAAACTCGTATTTGCTTTTCTTTTGATATAATAGTTCTATGATGAAATTATCGAATAACATATCTGTATTACCTGGCATAGGTCCAAAATCAGCTGAAAAGTTTAGTAAGCTTGGGATTGATTCAATTGAGGATGCCTTACTTTATTTCCCTTTTCGTTATGAAGATTTTGAAGTTAAATCTGTATTTGATTTGCAGGATGGGGAAAAAGCTGTTTTAAAGGGTCAGGTTGTAACTCCGGCCACGCTCCAATATTATGGGAAGCGAAATCGGTTAAGATTTTCTATTAAGCAGGGAGAAATTGTTGTTTCTGTCTCTTTTTTTAATCAATCATATTTGGCAGATAAGGTTGTTCCTGGACAAGAACTGGTCGTTTGGGGAAAATGGGATAAGGCGAAGGCTAGTTTGACTGGGCTTAAGATTTTATCGCATCAAAGCGAGGACTTACAGCCAGTTTATCATGTCTCACAAGGTATTTCTCAGGCCAGTATTGTGAAATTAATTCGTTCTGCTGTAGATACGGGTTATTTGGATTTGGTTTCTGAAAATATTCCAGAGATTCTATTATGCCATTATCAATTAATGGATAGAAAACGAGCTATTTATGCTATGCATTTTCCGAATGATTTGGAAGAATATCGCCAAGCTCTCAGAAGAGTTAAATTCGAGGAATTATTATATTTCCAATTGCAGCTACAACTGTTAAAACATGATAATCGGAATATTTCAAATGGATTAGAAATTCAGTATGTTGAGGACTCTCTTAAAAGAAAAATAGAAACCTTGCCTTTTTCACTGACAGATGCGCAAGAGAATGCTTTAAATGAAATTTTACAAAATATGAAGCATCCAGGTCATATGAATCGTTTATTACAAGGTGATGTTGGTTCTGGTAAGACGGTTGTTGCTGGTTTAGCCATGTACGCTACGGTAACTGCCGGTATGCAGGCTGCAATAATGGTTCCGACGGAAATTTTGGCAGAGCAGCATTATGAAACTCTTAGTTCTTTATTTCCTGAATGTAAAATTTCATTATTAACTGGTAGTATGAAAGTTGGAGAGAAAAGAGAGGCGTTAGAGCATATTGCTAGTGGGGAGGTCCATATGATTGTTGGGACACATGCTTTAATTCAAGAAGGTGTTATTTATCACAAATTGGGATTAGTTATTACGGATGAACAACATCGTTTTGGGGTCAAACAACGGAAGTTGTTTCGTGAAAAGGGTGATAACCCTGATGTGCTAATGATGACGGCTACTCCAATTCCTCGAACATTGGCAATCACTGCTTTTGGAGATATGGATGTTTCCATTATTGATCAATTACCAGCAGGAAGGAAACCAATTGTAACAAGATGGGTGAAGCATGCTCAATTGCCAGTTTTATTGTCATGGCTTGAGAAGGAATTGAAAAAAGAGGCTCAGATTTACTTTATTTCACCTTTGATTGAAGAATCCGAGATGCTCGATTTAAAAAATGCCATTGATCTAAAAGTGGAGTTGGAACACCATTTTGGCTCAAAAGCATCGATTGAATTATTGCATGGAAAAATGAAAAATGATGAAAAAGAAGCAATCATGCAGGAGTTTAAGCATGGCAATGTGGACATATTGGTTTCAACTACAGTTATAGAAGTTGGTGTCAATGTACCGAATGCTACGATAATGATCATTATGGATGCGGATCGTTTCGGCCTGAGTCAATTACACCAGTTGCGGGGTCGTGTAGGTCGTGGAGTGAAGCAATCTTACGCCATCTTGGTCGCGGATCCTAAAACAGAATCTGGTAAAGAGCGTATGGCCACAATGACCGAGACAACGGATGGTTTTGTTCTGGCAGAAGTTGATTTGAAAATGCGGGGTTCAGGTGAAATTTTCGGAACACGACAATCGGGCTTACCGGAATTTCAAGTTGCTAATATTATTGAGGATTATCCTATTTTAGAAGAGGCTAGGCGTGTGGCTCAGCGGATTGTCACGGAAGAAAATTGGCGGAACAATCCAATGTGGTTCTGTTTACTGGAAAATTTAGAACATCAATCGATATTGGATTAAATGTTTGAGGAACCTTAGGGGTTATATATAGTGCAAATATGTTCTCTTTCTCAATCTGAAGATAAAACCTTATTAGTCTTTTGTTATATAGCCATTGACTGAAAGTAGTTTGTTGGAGCCGTACCTTTTTCATGAGGCTTACCATGAAAATGGTTGATTTTTAAGAATATCTATTTTTAACAAAAAACAATAGGTGCATGAAAAAACGTGCACCTATTGTTTTATCCTTGAATATAATCAGCTAAATCCTGCCCGTTCAAGCCAGCATTTACGGCAATCAGTAATTTGATACGTGCTTTTTGGGAATTCAGTTCTTTTACAAATAAGACACCTAATTCTTCCAATTGTATTCCGCCACCATCGTAGGCATATACTGGTTCTGCAATACCATTGAAGCAACGTGACACGAGCACGATAGGAAGTTGCTTATTGATAAGTTTTTTAATGGCTGAAATACTTGCTGGTGGTAGGTTTCCAGCTCCTAAGGCTTCAATTACTAAGCCAGAAATGGGGCCCTCTACAAGTGCATCCAGTAAGATAGTATCCATATCTGCGTATGATTTGATGATTGGGACAACACCATTGATGGCCTGTAAATCAAAGCGGACACGTTTGTCGGCTGCCTTGAAAAAGAGTATTTCTCGTTTTGTTACAAGGCCCAAGGGTCCATGAGTTGGTGTTTGAAAGGTTGAAACATTTGTTGTATGTGTTTTTGTTACATACTTCGCAGCATGAATTTCATCGTTCATGACCACAAGAACACCTTTGTCAGCAGATTTTTCATCAGCAGCAACACGAAGTGCAGTTCTATAATTATAGATTCCATCGCTTCCTAATTCGTTAGAAGAGCGCATAGCACCTGTCATGACTATTGGCATTTTTGGAATAGACATTGTGTCCAAAAAATATGCTGTTTCCTCTAGGGTATCAGTTCCATGTGTGATGACAAACCCGTCAAAATGGGAGGCTTCTTCTCTAATTTTTTTATAAATCATCATCATGTGGTCAATTTGAATATGAGGACTTGGAAGATTCAAAAAATCAACGGACACTACTTCAATGTTCTCTAATGGTGAAGTGACTTGGGTCATTGGATTAATGGGACTTGATTCGACAGCGCCGTTTTGATCTGCTTGCATGGAAATTGTTCCGCCAGTATGGAGAACGAGAATTTTTTTCATAAATTTTCCTGATTCTTTCAAAATATGCTATACTTAATTGTAACACAATTCTAATGAAAGTAGGCGAGATGGTTGACAGTGAAGGCAGTTTTTTTTGATATCGACGGAACCTTATTGACGGACCACCGAACTGTGAGTAAGTCAACTATTCTTGCCATTAACCAGTTGAAAGCAAGAGGAATCTTGGTTGGTTTGGCAACTGGTCGAGATCCGCGCTTTATCTTACAATATATGGCTAGTCTGGGACTTGATATGGCAGTTGCTTACAATGGACAATATGTTTTTACAAGAGATGAAGTGGTTTTCAGCCAGCCAATTGAAAAAGTGGACATCGATAAAATGATTGCGTACGCCGAAAAATTCCAACGTGATCTTTCATTTGGTACTGCATTAGGGGTAGTTGGTAGTGGCATTATGAGTATGGGGACTGGGAATTTTGCTTATCGATTTTCACGTATGGTCCCTGAAGTTTGTGCGGGCTTTGTAAACTTTATTTTTAACCATATTATCCGTATTGTGAGACCGCAAAATAAGGGGAGCTTCAATCATTTGATTACTCAACCCATTTACCAAATGATGCTATTAACGATGGAAAAAGAGGCGCAGCGATTAGCGGAGCATTTTCCACAATTAACTTTTACTCGTTCAAGTCCTTATGCGACGGATATTATTTGTAAGGGGAATTCAAAACTGATTGGTATCAAACGGTTAGGAGATTTTTATCATTTTTCGACCGATGAAGTGATGGTTTTTGGAGACTCAAATAATGATATTGAGATGTTGGGGGAGGTTCGGTATTCTGTTGCCATGAAAAATGGGACAAAGCAAGCAAAACAAGTGGCTTCTTATATAACTGATACTAACAATAAGGATGGTATCTATAAAGGCTTACGTCATTTTAATCTAGTAGAGGAACAAAATGTTTAAAAGTAAGGATCAACATTTTAATCGTGTAAAAGAGTTTCACCACCTGATGGATGGTCAAACTCAAGAATTTCCAAAGGAGTTTGATTCTGAGACAGCCGTTTTCAGGGCAGGGTTTAAGATAGAAGAAATTGTTGAATTTGTTCATGCTTCCTCACAGAGTGAGAGTGGTTTTAGAGAAGGGATTGAGCGGCTGCACTCTGAATTAGATAAGGCTGCCGCCAAGGTAGAAGGTAAAAAAGAGGCAAAGGTTTCTTTGCATGACCAAGTAGATGCTTTATTGGACCTTTTGTATTTTACCTATGGTTCTTTTGTATTAATGGGAGTGGATCCAGAACCGATATTTCAGCTAGTCCATGAAGCTAATATGGGCAAAAGATTTCCGGATGGACGTGCTCATTTTGACCCAGTCACTCATAAAATTTTAAAGCCAAATGATTGGGAGGAACGTTTTGCTCCCGAAAGAAAAATTGAAGTAGAGCTAAAGAGACAGATGAAAGGACTTGATCACTAAAATCAAGTCCTTTATGATTTTATAAAATTTTCTCGCCTTCTCGTACAATCAATAAGTCAATCGTTGCATGACGCATGATATACTCTGAAGAGGAACCAATGAGCAATCTTTCAAAAGCATTTAACCCAGTTGCACCAAGTAGCATTAGGTCAGCACCGGTTTCCTTTGGAATATCTATCGCCAAGAGTGTTTTTGGGTTACCAAATTCTATACGGATTTGAACATCTTCTATACCGGCATTCAGTGCTTCCTGTTTATAATCTTCTAGTAATAGTTCAGCTTCACGTTCTAAAGACTCATAGACTGTTGCATCAAAAGCAACAACGTTATGTAACGCTCGTGTATCAATGACATGGGCAATTATCAGTCGTGCTTGATTTCGTTTTGCGACGTGGATAGCCTTGTGTAGTGCTAGTTCAGCACCGGCTGAACCATCAACAGCGACTAGAATTGTTTTATAAGATTGAGACATACCAATCACTCCTTTCAAGTGGAGAACACAAATAAACAGTGTACTTGCTTACATTTTTATTATAAGTCTTTTTTGAAAAAATGTAAAGTATTCTTGTGATTTTTTTACTTTTACAGTACAATATAAACCATAAGAAAGTCGAGGTGACTTATGAGAAAATTTGAGAAGTCAATGAAATTAGATGACGTTGCGTACGATATTCGTGGTCCTGTCTTGGAAGAGGCTATGCGGATGCGTGCTAATGGTGAGCAGATTTTAAGGTTGAATACCGGAAATCCTGCTGAATTTGGTTTTACTGCGCCAGACGAGGTCATTCGTGATTTAATCCATAACGCTCGTAAATCAGAAGGTTATTCGGACAGTCGGGGGATTTTCTCAGCTCGTAAGGCGATTATGCAATACTGTCAACTCAAGAAATTTCCAAATGTTGATATTGATGATATTTATCTTGGTAATGGTGTAAGTGAGTTGATTGCCATGTCTATGCAGGGCTTGTTGGACAATGGTGATGAGGTGTTGGTACCGATGCCTGACTATCCTTTGTGGACAGCAGCGGTAAGCTTAGCTGGTGGACATGCAGTTCACTATGTTTGTGATGAGTCTGCAGACTGGTATCCTGACTTAGCGGATATGGAATCCAAGGTGACATCACGGACTAAGGCTATTGTTCTTATCAATCCTAATAATCCAACGGGTGCTTTATATCCAAAAGAAGTGTTGGAAGGAATCGTTGAGATTGCTCGGAAACATGAGCTCATTATTTTTTCTGATGAGATTTATGACCGTATGGTATTTGATGGAGCGGTTCATATTCCAATTGCGACCTTGGCACCGGATTTATTTGTTGTAACGATGAATGGTCTATCAAAATCACATCGTATCTGTGGTTTCCGTGTTGGTTGGATGGTGTTATCAGGCCCTAAACATCATGTGAAAGGGTATATCGAAGGCTTAAACATGCTGTCCAATATGCGTCTATGTTCCAACGTATTAGCCCAGCAGGTGGTGCAGACATCATTAGGTGGCGTACAATCTGTTGATAAATTGTTGACTCCAGGTGGGCGACTTTATGAACAACGTGAGTTCATTACAAGGGCGATTCAAGATATACCTGGACTGTCTGCTGTTAAACCCAAAGCAGGTCTGTATATTTTCCCTAAAATTGATCGAGAAATGTATCGAATTGATGATGACGAGCAGTTTGTTCTTGATTTTTTGAAGCAAGAAAAAGTATTGTTGGTTCATGGACGAGGTTTCAACTGGAAAGAGCCAGATCATTTCCGTATTGTCTATTTACCACGTGTTGACGAACTAGCAGAAATCCAAGAAAAAATGACACGATTCTTAGCGCAATATCGACGTTAGGAGCGAAGGAAAGTCGGGGGTTCTCCGACTTTTTTGATGTCAGAGTGAGAAATTGTCAATATTTTAACAACAATAGTAAATTTTCTGATAATTATTGAAATTTAACTCAATTTTTGCTATACTGAAAGCAATTACAGTGTAAAGAGGAATTTATGACAACATTATTAGAAAAAACACGGAACATTACATCGATTTTGAAACGTTCCGAGGAGAAATTGGCAGAAGAATTGCCTTACAATGCAATAGCGGATCATTTGTCTGCTATCATCGACTGTAACTCTTGCATCATTAACAGTGAAGGTGAAGTATTGGGTTACCACATGAATTATGAGACAAATAATGATCGTGTGGAAGAATTTTTCCAAAACAAACAATTTCCAGAAAGTTATGTTAAAGCAGTTGCACAGGTTTATGATACACAAGTGAACTTGCCAGTAGAAAGTGAATTGACGGCTATCCCTGTTGAGTCACGTTCGGCTTATCCAAATGGTCTGACTACGATTGCCCCTATTCATGTGACAGGGATTCGTTTTGGATCACTTATTATTTGGCGGAATGATCGTCAGTTTCTTGATGATGATTTAATCTTGGTTGAGATTGCTGCGACTGTGGTTGGAATTCAATTGTTGAACTTCCAAAGAGAAGAAGATGAAAAAAATATTCGTCGACGCGCCGCTGTGAATATGGCGGTTAATACACTTTCATATTCAGAGATGAAAGCTGTTGCAGCTATCTTGGGTGAGTTAAATGGCAATGAAGGTCAGTTGACAGCATCTGTTATTGCAGATCGTATCGGTATTACACGCTCTGTTATTGTGAATGCGCTACGTAAATTAGAGAGTGCAGGGATTATTGAAAGTCGTTCCTTAGGAATGAAAGGTACTTATTTGAAAGTACTGATTCCAGCAATTTTTGATGAAATAAAGAAACGTGATTACTAATATGACAAAAGCACTGATTTCAATAGATTATACGATAGATTTTGTCGCAGATGAGGGAAACTTAACTGCAGGTAAGCCTGCACAAGCCATCTCAGAACGGATTGCTCAGGTTACATCTGAAGCATTTGAAAATGGAGATTATATTTTCTTTGCGATTGATGGGCATGAAACAGGGGATGAGTTTCACCCTGAAAGTAAGCTTTTTCCGCCTCATAATATCATCGGTACGTCAGGTCGGAATTTGTATGGTCCATTAGCAGACTTTTATCTGGAAAATAAGGATCATGAGCGTGTCCGTTGGATGGACAAACGGCATTATTCGGCCTTTTCTGGAACAGATTTAGATATTCGTTTGCGGGAACGTGGTGTGGATACGGTTGTTCTAACAGGTGTATTGTCTGATATCTGTGTCCTCCATACGGCTATCGATGCCTATAATAAGGGGTATCGGATTGAAGTAGTTGCGTCAGCAATTGCTGCATTGACGGAGGAGAGTCATCAATTTGCACTGAATCACCTACGTCATGTACTCGGTGCGACGGTTATTGAATAATGTTTAGGAACCAGTCTGTGGACTGGTTTTTTTGCTGAATAATCTTACATACTCAGTTATTTCAACCTTTGTTGTGGGTTAGAAATATGATATAATGAGAAGATAGATTTCCATTAGGAGGAAAGTTAGAATGAAGATTTCTGAAGCTGAAGTCCGTCATGTTGCCAAGCTGTCTAAGCTAGAGTTTTCGGATCAAGAAACTGCGGAATTCGCGACTACTTTGAGTAAAATTGTTGATATGGTTGAATTGCTCAATGAAGTAGATACAACTGGTGTTGCAGTAACAACAACTATGGCTGATCGTAAGAATGTTTTGCGAGCAGATGTTGCTCTACAGGGTGAGAGTCGTGAAGAACTCTTTAAAAATGTACCTGAATCTCAAGATCATTATATCAAGGTACCAGCAATTTTAGATGGGGGAGGAGATGCCTAATGACTTTTAACAATAAAACTATTGATGAATTGCATGACCTCCTTGTCAAAAAGGAGATTTCTGCTCTTGAATTGACCAAGGCAACCTTGGAAGACATTAAAAGCCGTGAGGGAGCAGTGGATGCTTTCTTGACTATTACGGAAGACAAGGCTTTGGCTCAAGCTGCCGCCTTGGACGAAAAGGGGATTGATGCGGACAATGTTATGGCAGGGATTCCTTTGGCAGTCAAGGATAATATCTCTACTAAGGGGATTTTGACCACTGCCGCTTCAAAAATGCTCTATAACTACGAGCCGATTTTCAATGCGACATCGGTTGCTCAGGCATACGCAAAGGATATGATTATTGTCGGTAAGACCAATATGGACGAATTTGCAATGGGTGGTTCGAATGAGAACTCTGCCTTCAAACCAACGAAAAATGCTTGGGATCAAACAAAAGTTCCTGGTGGTTCTTCAGGTGGTTCAGCCGCTGCAGTTGCGTCCGGTCAAGTCCGTTTGTCATTGGGTTCCGACACTGGTGGTTCGATTCGTCAGCCAGCATCCTTTAATGGGATTGTCGGGATGAAGCCTACTTATGGTACAGTGTCACGTTTTGGCTTGATTGCCTTTGGCTCATCACTTGATCAAATAGGTCCATTTGCACAGACTGTTAAGGAAAATGCCCAATTATTGAATGTTGTTTCTGGTCATGATGTTAAGGATGCTACATCTACTATTAATGAGATTGCAGACTTTACTAGCAAGATTGGTCAAGACATTAAAGGCATGAAAATTGCTTTGCCAAAAGAATACATGGGCGAAGGGATTGATCCACAGGTCAAGGAAACCATTCTTAAGGCTGCTAAGCACTTGGAAAGTTTGGGGGCGATTATTGAGGAAGTCAGCCTGCCACATTCTAAGTATGGGGTTGCTGTTTACTACATTATCGCATCATCAGAGGCATCTTCTAACTTGCAACGTTTTGATGGTATCCGTTATGGTTTCCGTGCAGAAGATGCGACAAACTTGGATGAGATTTACGTGAAAACCCGTAGCCAAGGTTTTGGTGAGGAAGTCAAACGTCGTATTATGTTAGGTACATTTAGCTTGTCATCTGGTTACTACGATGCCTACTTCAAGAAGGCTGGCCAGGTGCGGACTTTGATTATCCAGGATTTTGAAAAAGTCTTTGCGGACTATGACTTGATTTTGGGTCCGACAGCTCCGACAGTTGCCTTTGGTTTGGACACGCTTAACCATGACCCTGTGGCCATGTACTTGGCGGACTTGTTAACAATTCCTGTAAACTTGGCAGGTTTACCAGGGCTCTCTATTCCTGCTGGTTTTGTAGAAGGCTTGCCAGTTGGTTTGCAGTTGATTGGTCCAAAATACTCAGAAGAGACCATTTACCAAGTAGCTGCTGCCTTTGAAGCGACAACAGACTATCACAAGCAACAACCAGTGATTTTTGGAGGTGCTAACTAATGAACTTTGAAACGATTATTGGTCTAGAAGTCCATGTGGAGTTGAATACCAACTCGAAAATTTTCTCGCCTTCATCTGCTCATTTTGGTGAGGATCCAAATGCCAATACCAACGTGATTGACTGGTCTTTCCCAGGCGTCCTTCCAGTTCTTAACAAGGGTGTTGTGGATGCTGGTATCAAGGCTGCCTTGGCCTTGAACATGGATATTCACAAGGATATGCACTTTGACCGTAAGAACTATTTCTATCCTGATAATCCTAAAGCCTATCAGATTTCCCAGTTTGACGAGCCGATTGGCTACAATGGTTGGATTGAGATTGAGCTAGAAGACGGTACGACTAAGAAAATTCGTATCGAGCGTGCCCACTTGGAAGAGGATGCTGGTAAGAATACCCACGGAACAGACGGTTATTCTTATGTGGACCTCAACCGTCAGGGCGTGCCATTGATTGAGATTGTATCAGAAGCCGATATGCGCTCGCCTGAAGAGGCCTATGCCTACTTGACAGCCCTTAAAGAAATTATTCAGTACACTGGTATTTCAGATGTGAAGATGGAAGAGGGTTCCATGCGCGTGGATGCTAACATTTCCCTTCGTCCCTATGGTCAAGAAAAATTTGGTACCAAGACTGAGTTGAAAAACCTCAACTCCTTCAACTATGTTCGCAAGGGCTTGCAACACGAAGTAGAACGTCAGGCGAAAATCTTGCGTTCAGGTGGTCAAATCCAGCAGGAAACTCGCCGTTACGATGAATCTACTGGTGAAACCATTCTCATGCGTGTCAAAGAAGGTTCAGCTGACTACCGTTACTTCCCTGAGCCAGACCTGCCACTCTATGAGATTGATGATAGCTGGATTGAGGAAGTGCGTGCAGAATTGCCAGTCTTTCCAAAGGCTCGTCGTGCTCACTATGTGGAAAACTTGGGCTTGACCGCCTACGATGCAGGTCAGTTGACGTCTACAAAGGCACTGTCTGACTTCTTTGAAGCAGCAGTGGCAGCCGGTGGTGATGCTAAACAAGTGTCTAACTGGTTGCAGGGCGAAGTGGCTCAGTTCCTCAATGCAGAAAGCAAGACCATTGAGCAAATCGCCTTAACACCAGAAAACTTGGTAGAAATGATTGCCTTGATTGCGGATGGAGCCATTTCATCTAAAATCGCTAAGAAAGTCTTTGTTCACTTGGCTAAGGAAGGTGGTTCTGCTAAGGCTTATGTTGAGAAGGCTGGTTTGGTGCAGATTTCAGACCCAGCAGTCCTCATTCCGATTATCCACCAAGTCTTTGCGGATAACGAAGCAGCCGTAGCTGACTTCAAGTCTGGCAAACGTAATGCCGATAAGGCCTTTACAGGCTTCTTGATGAAGGCAACCAAGGGACAAGCCAACCCACAAGTTGCTCAACAACTCTTGGCTCGGGAATTGGCTAAGTTGTTGGATTAAAATTGAATAGAAGAAACCCGAGAGTTCGTGTTGAATTCTCGGGTTTTCTTATGCACTTTTAGTATGAACTCTCCCGTATAACCAGCTGGGTACCTAGTTTAATCTTACGGGGATGGTGGGGCGCTGGACTTGTTATGATACGGTCCAGCAGCTGCATGGCCTCCTGCCCCATTTCGTCAGTAAAGACACTGATAGAAGATAGGGCTGGATAGACCTGGCGCGTGATGGCTGTATCATTAAAGGTGATGAGCTGGACCCGTTCTGGCACTGCGATTTGACGCTCTTGAAGGGCTCGAAGGGCACCGACAGCTAGAGTGTCATTTGCCATGAAGAAGGCTGGGGGCAGTTGATCGCCCAGATCGGAAATAGCCTGGCTCATCAGCTCATAGCCTGACTGGGTGGAGAATTTCCCTTGGTAGATGTAGTCTTCTTGGAGCATGCCCAAGGAGACTAGATAGGTCCGAAAGGCAGTCAGGCGGGGATCTGTTGGCAGTTGGTGTCCGTCTTTGGTTTCTTCCTGTCCGACTAGGAGGCCAATATCAGTCAGACCTTGTGAACGGAAGTGGTCAATAACTGTCTGAACAGAGTGTTCAAAGTCAGTCGTGACGCAGGAGAATCCCTCGGTCAGTGTGTCAGAGTCCACAAAAATCAGCTTGGGAGATAGGCTGGCCAGCTCTGCTATTTGCCCAGAAGAAAATTTACCAACTGCGATGATGCCGTCCAATCCTTGAAGGAGGGGATTGGTCAAGTCGTTGAAGGAGCGGATGATTTGATAGCCGAGAAGGCTGGCGGTCTGCTCGATGCTAGCACGGATGGAATAGTAGTAGAGGTCAGCCAGCTCTTCGCTCTCAGTGTACCACTGGACAATACCGATGGTGCCTTTTTGTTGAGGTGCTTGCTTTTTAATGTGCTTGGTGTAGCCCAATTCCTGTGCCGTGTGGAAAATGCGGTCGCGGGTTTCTTGGCTGACGGATAGGGTCAGGTCTCCCTTGAGTACGCGGGAAATGGTGGCAGAGGAAAGGTGGGCTTGTTTTGCTATGTCTTTGATTGTAACCATGTTTTTCTCCTGTTTATTTGTCTCTAGTATAGCATAAAAATTAAAATTAGTAAATTTTTAGTAAATATATTGACTTTTTATTTAGAGAGTTGTACAATGATAGAAAACGATTACAAAATCTAGGAGGTTCTTATGAATAAAGAACAACTCAAGCAGGCCTTTCTCGATGTGTTTGGTCAAGAGGCAGATGCGACTTTCTTCTCACCAGGTCGGATTAATTTGATTGGTGAGCATACGGATTACAATGGTGGACATGTTTTTCCTGCGGCTATTACCTTGGGGACCTTCGGGGCTGCTCGCAAACGGGATGACCAAGTTTTGCGCTTTTATTCCGCAAACTTTGAAGAACTTGGAATTATCGAAGTGGATTTGAACAATCTGATCTTTGATAAGGGGGATAACTGGACCAATTATGCCAAAGGTGTTCTTAAGTTCTTGCAAGAAGCAGGGCACAGCATTGAAACAGGTATGGAAGTCTTTGTCTATGGTAACATTCCAAATGGTTCAGGCTTGTCATCATCAGCTTCTCTAGAACTCTTGATTGGAATCATCGCAGAAGAATTGTATGGTCTAGAACTGACTCGCCTTGATTTGGTGAAAATTGGGAAACAAACGGAAAATCACTTTATCGGTGTCAATTCTGGTATCATGGACCAGTTTGCTATCGGTATGGGAGCAGACCAACGTGCCATTTATTTGGATACCAATAGCTTGGAGTATGAATTGGTGCCACTTGACTTAGGTGACCATGTGATTGTCATTATGAACACCAATAAACGTCGTGAATTGGCAGATTCTAAGTACAATGAGCGTCGTGCGGAATGTGAAAAAGCAGTCGAAGAATTGAATGCAGTCTT harbors:
- the codY gene encoding GTP-sensing pleiotropic transcriptional regulator CodY, which gives rise to MTTLLEKTRNITSILKRSEEKLAEELPYNAIADHLSAIIDCNSCIINSEGEVLGYHMNYETNNDRVEEFFQNKQFPESYVKAVAQVYDTQVNLPVESELTAIPVESRSAYPNGLTTIAPIHVTGIRFGSLIIWRNDRQFLDDDLILVEIAATVVGIQLLNFQREEDEKNIRRRAAVNMAVNTLSYSEMKAVAAILGELNGNEGQLTASVIADRIGITRSVIVNALRKLESAGIIESRSLGMKGTYLKVLIPAIFDEIKKRDY
- a CDS encoding LacI family DNA-binding transcriptional regulator, with protein sequence MVTIKDIAKQAHLSSATISRVLKGDLTLSVSQETRDRIFHTAQELGYTKHIKKQAPQQKGTIGIVQWYTESEELADLYYYSIRASIEQTASLLGYQIIRSFNDLTNPLLQGLDGIIAVGKFSSGQIAELASLSPKLIFVDSDTLTEGFSCVTTDFEHSVQTVIDHFRSQGLTDIGLLVGQEETKDGHQLPTDPRLTAFRTYLVSLGMLQEDYIYQGKFSTQSGYELMSQAISDLGDQLPPAFFMANDTLAVGALRALQERQIAVPERVQLITFNDTAITRQVYPALSSISVFTDEMGQEAMQLLDRIITSPAPHHPRKIKLGTQLVIRESSY
- the gatB gene encoding Asp-tRNA(Asn)/Glu-tRNA(Gln) amidotransferase subunit GatB; translation: MNFETIIGLEVHVELNTNSKIFSPSSAHFGEDPNANTNVIDWSFPGVLPVLNKGVVDAGIKAALALNMDIHKDMHFDRKNYFYPDNPKAYQISQFDEPIGYNGWIEIELEDGTTKKIRIERAHLEEDAGKNTHGTDGYSYVDLNRQGVPLIEIVSEADMRSPEEAYAYLTALKEIIQYTGISDVKMEEGSMRVDANISLRPYGQEKFGTKTELKNLNSFNYVRKGLQHEVERQAKILRSGGQIQQETRRYDESTGETILMRVKEGSADYRYFPEPDLPLYEIDDSWIEEVRAELPVFPKARRAHYVENLGLTAYDAGQLTSTKALSDFFEAAVAAGGDAKQVSNWLQGEVAQFLNAESKTIEQIALTPENLVEMIALIADGAISSKIAKKVFVHLAKEGGSAKAYVEKAGLVQISDPAVLIPIIHQVFADNEAAVADFKSGKRNADKAFTGFLMKATKGQANPQVAQQLLARELAKLLD
- the gatC gene encoding Asp-tRNA(Asn)/Glu-tRNA(Gln) amidotransferase subunit GatC, which gives rise to MKISEAEVRHVAKLSKLEFSDQETAEFATTLSKIVDMVELLNEVDTTGVAVTTTMADRKNVLRADVALQGESREELFKNVPESQDHYIKVPAILDGGGDA
- a CDS encoding cysteine hydrolase, with the translated sequence MTKALISIDYTIDFVADEGNLTAGKPAQAISERIAQVTSEAFENGDYIFFAIDGHETGDEFHPESKLFPPHNIIGTSGRNLYGPLADFYLENKDHERVRWMDKRHYSAFSGTDLDIRLRERGVDTVVLTGVLSDICVLHTAIDAYNKGYRIEVVASAIAALTEESHQFALNHLRHVLGATVIE
- the gatA gene encoding Asp-tRNA(Asn)/Glu-tRNA(Gln) amidotransferase subunit GatA; the protein is MTFNNKTIDELHDLLVKKEISALELTKATLEDIKSREGAVDAFLTITEDKALAQAAALDEKGIDADNVMAGIPLAVKDNISTKGILTTAASKMLYNYEPIFNATSVAQAYAKDMIIVGKTNMDEFAMGGSNENSAFKPTKNAWDQTKVPGGSSGGSAAAVASGQVRLSLGSDTGGSIRQPASFNGIVGMKPTYGTVSRFGLIAFGSSLDQIGPFAQTVKENAQLLNVVSGHDVKDATSTINEIADFTSKIGQDIKGMKIALPKEYMGEGIDPQVKETILKAAKHLESLGAIIEEVSLPHSKYGVAVYYIIASSEASSNLQRFDGIRYGFRAEDATNLDEIYVKTRSQGFGEEVKRRIMLGTFSLSSGYYDAYFKKAGQVRTLIIQDFEKVFADYDLILGPTAPTVAFGLDTLNHDPVAMYLADLLTIPVNLAGLPGLSIPAGFVEGLPVGLQLIGPKYSEETIYQVAAAFEATTDYHKQQPVIFGGAN